DNA from Coffea arabica cultivar ET-39 chromosome 10c, Coffea Arabica ET-39 HiFi, whole genome shotgun sequence:
TCTTGATTGTGACATTCTAAAGATCACAAGTATTAGAGAGCAgtcataataaattttttttttctagttaaTAGAAATAGTCATTCGCTACACCCGTTTCATCTTAatcaataaaaagaaaagttcaaagaaaaaagtggtgattccttttttttttttttttttttttttataaattgcAATTGACTAAATATCCCTGGTTATATAGTATTAAGGGTTTGAATAAAAATGGGTATGCGTGCATTCACATAATAAGTTAGGTATAATTTAGATATTTTAACGAGTGTCCTATTAATCGAAGAGGTCTTGGTTTAATAGTTAAGATTGAAACTTCaaaattcagaaaattaggtCTCAATCCCTTCTTTTTAACCTTTTACTCCTTTGATCCCACTCCTTCCTagtaggaaaaaagaaaaaagagtattAAAAGGGTAGACTACTTTGAGGAACGTTACTTTCAAGAGGAAAAATATATTAAAGTAGACAAGTAACAAGGACATAAAGGCAAAACTTAAGAAAGCGAAGATTTGAAGGCATACGCGTTGCTGACGGCTTTCTAAGCAAGAGAGAATGCCAAGTCTTCCAGCTCACGACCACTTGACCTCAAGTATCAATGGTctggctaaaaaaaaaaaaaaaaaaaatcaaccgaaaaaaatgaaaagtttggtcCCTATGATTTGAACGTGATGCAATTTAGAGTTAACAAGTTAATTTGCGAAATCAATTGCTATTTATGTTAGAGTACCCAAATCAATTTTACGCCTTCTTCTTGTCAATTTTGACGTGTAAAACAATTTTGAATCTTCCAAATGTGGTAGAATATAAGATGCCAAATCTGTCAAAATTGATTCATAAAAGCCAAGACAATAAACCAATTGTTATAGTGCATGCGTACAATAAATCACAAGGAAACCAATCAAGTTATCACTTATCAATGCCTTACAAGTTTCAATAACATACCCCGGTGGATAGGATATTTATAAATagcaaagccaattcatatggaGTGTTTGCTACGAAATGTCCAAGTAATCAATGATCAAGTGTAGAAAAGGATAGGTGTTGACAAAATGTTGTTTAATCCATTTGATTAGTATACGTAAATCACCTCTTATTGGTACACTTGTTCATATCATTGTcaacaaatttctttagctTTGCACTATAAATAAAGCCAACAACTCTGGCAAAGAACTCGTACAAGAGTTGATTTTACGAGTAGTATTGTCCATTAACATATTCTTCTGCTCTTCAAACATCTCTGTGAAGATGTCTTCCTGTGGAGGAAACTGCGGGTAAagttcttgtatttttttttgagcATAGATATGTATAGTTAATCTGGTGTTTTCTCATATCCTTTGGCCACTTACAGGGAAAATAGTATTGAGGAGTATGCAAAtgataaaaattcaaaatttcatgtgatttttctgattGTTTAGATTTCGAAAATCCCATTTGACAAATCTGTTAAATTAGCCCTTGATTGATGGTATTTGTCAGAATATGGTCATGTCTGTATGGTTATGCTATAATCTTGAATTTGGTCATTGCTCTTATACTTTTGTGTTTCTATTCATTGAATATTTGAACTGAATTTTCTCCTTGAATTTTGTTTCTGCCGGCAGAAAGATGTATCCTGATGTGGAAAAGGTCACAACTGTGACCATCATCGAGGGAGTTGCACCAAAGAACACGTACGTTTGAGTTCATATCCtgttttcatatttatttatttatatgtcGAGATCCAAAATATAACTCAACCCAAGAAAAAGTTTTATATCGGTAATCCGCCATTGATGCAGATACTCTGATGAATCTGCTGAGAATAGCTCTGGTGCTGAAGGAGGTCATGGCTGCAAGTGCGGTGCAAACTGCAAATGTGACCCTTGTACCTGTTGAAGACATAATATATAGTTAGTTCCAAGTCCCCCAAAGCAGCTGTTCTGATCTTGTCATCAAGAAAACTCTTTGGGGGGAAAGAGAAGTGCTTTTGATGTGGTCTGTGCTTGTAATATATAATAAGATGGTCATGGCTTCTGCAAATCTATGTCCTAGATTTGTCAGATAAATCATGGCCGTGAACTCCTGAGTCCTTGTAACCATCCTTGTTTTGTGTCAGTTTACTGAATTGCAATGCTTGCTTATTGAAGAAATGAATGttgttatatatgtatatatgtgtgtgtgtgtgtatatatatcttGACTATCTTGACAACAATTTGATCGTACAGAAGAATACATTAACAACAACTATTCAACAAGACACAGAAAACTTACAGAACCTCAGAAAGTACGGTTTGTGCTAGTGCTACAGCAACAACATTATGCAGCAAACAAAAGTTCTTCCCTGCATCAAACGAGTTAGATACACATCCTGTGGCACATGATTAAACTTGGAAAGCCCTCAATTGtcatatataaaataaaacaaaaatgagatCATGTAAAATAGATGTTGGAATGCTCAACCTAATAAAGCAGACGTTGTTTTGATCCTGTCATTGCTCCtaattcattcatttctctTTTAAGTATCCATTCATTTCTCATGATTCAGTTTAACTGAACATGAAATATGGTATGCTGCGCTGATCTTGACCATGTCATGACTTGGAATTCAATAATTGCCTTTCAAAGTTATAGGGTTGAAGATGTGAAGGGTATGATATGCTAATCGTGTCTTTCTGGAGGATATATTTCAACAAAGTGATATAGAATCATGCGTATGAAGACGTAGTTACATTTGAAGATCTTGCCTCTTCATTCTACGAGAAACAAGGAAACCTAAAAGTTTACCATTCACCACATTCATGATGCACCAATTAGTTGTCAAACAACAGTTGTTTGGTTCAGTGAAAAACATTATTGTAATTACTGGAGATCTAGCATGCACTTCCCCAACATTAGCTGCAATTAAGCTTCCTTCACCATACTGTCTGAATTAAGATACATACCGGGGGTGGTTTCCACAAAATCAGCAAATTGGGCCAGCAGCACCAACTTGCAATTTGGTTGATGCTTCAAATGACTAGGAGGAATTCCCATGTTATGACTGAAACGAAGGGCAACATTCATCAGCAAATGACTACTTTCTGTGCAAAGCTTATATCTAGCTGGAGTTCAATCCAATATCAGCAAAATATTGGAGTTACTTTacaaattcccaaaaaaaaaaaaaaaaaaatcagatcttTGCATGAACTACCAGAAACCCTAATTCTCTTTTAAAAGAAAACTGTGGCTAGATTTCATGTAACTAacaattgtttttcttttcttatttcacTCCTACAAGTAACAGCTTCTGATAAGCTTAgtattcattcatttattgaaCCATTTGGTGTGAAGGTTCAAGGTAACGAGGAGGCTGTTTCTGGAACAGATGCAGAACTCTCATCAAGGGCACCAGATTTCTCTTGCTCAGCTACTACCACAAGCATCTCTAGGCGTTTATCAAAAATTAGTGCGCTCTCGTCTCTCTTATCAAGTTCAGCTCCTTCAGCCTCGAGCCATTTCTCTCGCAAATCATCTAGGAGATTCTCCTCAACTGTATTCAATTCAGCTCCTGGTGCACTTGGAGCTGTGGTACGAAGAGTGGATTCTCCAGAAGGTGGTGGAAGTGTTAAAAGCATAGCCCTGAACTCCGGAGTTTCAGCAAATATCTCAAAGTTACAAGCTATTGTATCAAGACAATGCTCCCGAATCTTCACTACGCCATACCTGCATCATTTAAAAGATTGTTCAAACAAAATCGCATTTAGCTAAATGAACAAAATAAAGCATTGCACGACAGAGGTTAAACTGCATTCAacagaagaaggaaaaatattTTACCCTCctatttaatttgataatcaACAGCATGCCTATTTATAGGAAATTGGTCAACCAAAATGAACCAACATgcaaattttctcaaaaaaaaaaaaaggttgaaaaTTGTCCCACTTAAAAAAATTTGTTCTGAAAGCCTAACCTTCTATTATCTTTTACCATGTCCGGGTACCCAATTAGGAAGATAAGAGCATACATGTATTTAGCTGGAAGTTTACAAGCAGGAGCAAAAAGTCAGAATCATCAAAATATTTTTCCCTTAACCATCTTAGAaacaaatgcaaggaaaaaatGGGAAATTAAAATCTGGGGCCTCGGGCTACCAATTGGCAGCCACCAGATCAAGTACCGaagtttttcctcaaaaataagAGCCAAGAGATTGGCCACAAGGTTTAGGCCCATCATTTCATAACAGATATTGTTGTGGTTTTAGTGGAGTTGATCAGATTGGATTGAAGAAACTATAGCCCTTTTGGTCTGTTCTCACAGAGCATGAAATTGTTCCAACTTCAACTTGATGACAGGTCAAACAGCATAAGTAAGAATACCTTGAAGAAACAAACAATGTTTAACTAACTATATGTGAATACTTCAGCAGCATATTACTGGCATGGAAGGCTCCTTTGCTAGCAATATCCACCTTTGCAGATTAGTTTCCTCGTAAtaagaaatttcatttttaagttAACATTTATTTCCTatttaaaatgaaatgcttagaAGATATAGAAAAAGAATAATATGAtaatttcaactttttaaaGCTAGAAAAGAGTTTAAGAAGCAATAAGTATAAAGCATAAACAAAAAGCATACATGTCTGACAACATCAGCCAATGACAGAGCTCTGCTGGAGGAACCATTTCTAGGTGCGGCAACAGTGCATCAGCGACAGCACGTTTAAGCGAAAATAAAAGATATCTTGATGCCACATCAAACAACTCTTCAGCCTGCATTGAGAAAAAAAACCATCACCAAAAGCTTACTACCAGAAATTAGTAATCAAAACTCAACAAACAGCATTATTATACAGCTCCAATTCTGTTAAGAATAAGAATGTCGAATGATACCTGATCAGGATCTATGTCCTTCAGGCCATCAGTGTACCTAAATCAGCACAAAAATCATACATATTAAGAAAAAGAAGCTTGAAGGTACAAAAGGTTGGACAGAGTAAATATGCCAGGATCATCTTTCCAGAAACTAAACACCTAACATTATACTGACAGTGAGCAACGGCAAAATGAACAAGGACAAGAACCAAATATCACAAAAGTAATATATGGGTCATGATGGGGTCAACAGAATTGCTACATCATGCATGAGATGAGCTCTACCACTACGTGCTGTTAGAGTAAATATATTCCTTATTTCCTTCTATCCAATATATTTTCTTTCCATGCTTTAATAGTTAACCAAATTAAAAGCCAAATACACACTAATAACATCAGACATATAACAAGAAGGAAGCTTGAAGGGACAAAATGATAGAAAGAGTAAACATGCCAGAATTATCTTTTGAGAAAGTAGAATTCATAATGAAATTTTGACATTCTGGAACACCAATTTGAACAAGAAACAGAATAACTAATAGAACAAAGTAAACAGGCCATCAAATCTCGTCTCATGGGGTTAGCAAGGTCACTATTCTACGCATGAGATACTACTTCACCAGCATGTCCCATTTTAGTAGCTATATTACTTATTTCATTCTCTTAAATATGTTTCTTTTGCATGCTTCAACAGTTAACTCATTAAATACCAAATATACACTATTAACAAGAAAAGTAGGGAGATACTTGGCTATGACACCTGAGTCAAATTATATGAGCATAGTAAATATTCAACTCACCTACGAGCAGGAACTCTATGGCAAGTGGAGACCTCCAGCACAAAGAACTATGATTCTAATTCAAACTTCAAACTACATGACCTACTCGAAGTGAAGCATAAACTTACATATATTCTATCATTTTCTCAAAAGCACCCACGCTCAAATCATGTTCTTCAAGACATGGAAGGGTACTATCAGGCAAACTGTCTCTTCCTTCATGGAACTCCTTAACCCGGGATAATCTTGCTTTGAAATATTCGGACCTTGATGCTAAGATGACTTGATGGCacctaaaaattttcttttcaactagCACACAAACATCTGCAAgatcatcttcaaatccaaccatcTGCATTAAACCAACACGAGATACAAGACTATCAACAGGACTATCCAGgctttcttctcttgttgaattGGCAAGAGAAATTTGAAGAATTTCATGTAAGGCCACAGGAAGACGGTCATCCTGTGGAAGGGAAAGACCCTGCAAAATGAATCGCTTCTGAGAGTTGTCTATCTCCCTAAGGTCCTTGTAATCTGCATACTGTTGATGGATTAATTCTTTCTCAAGAACTTTTTGAAGTGATTGGCACTTGCAAACTCTGCAAATTCTCACCAAGTCCTCCATGTCATCTACTGAGATTTCAAGCCGATCACTATAAAAAAAGTGAATGAGGCTAAAAAGAGCAGGGTAAGATAGCTTTTCCCTTGAGAATCTTATTTCCTTGCGATCCTTCCAATCTGTCACAAATTTCCTCTTAAAGAAAGGTGAACGGGCACTCAAGATGACTCTATGAGCTTCAATAGGTCTTCCCTGCACATAAAGCACAGCATCTGCAGGGAAGTGGTCTGAAGTGGATCCTCCATTTGGTGAATAACCTATTGATTCTATTACTCCAGGTCAGATTAATGAAGATAAGAATTCCTGACAGAGAAATGTCTATATAGTTTATCAGTCAGAAAACAGCACAACATGAATTCCAAAATGCTAATATTAAATTAATATCAAACTAAAGCATCCACAAGCAAAGCAATCAGATGTAGCAAATCTTCCAGCGTGTTTCAGCATAATGCCACCTTAAATCTGGCAAAGAATGTGAAGCTTTGATAtgcattttgaaggaaaattgtTTTACgcaattttaaaataaaattgtgaAATAAGTCTCAGAAGTAAGCCTTGTTTTTAGTTAAAGCCATCATGAGCTAGCACCAACTAATGCAAGAATAGATCAAAAGGCAAGCATCTCTTGGAAAACACAAACTGGATGAAAGAAAATAAGGACCATCAATCAACCCTAACTATCAATTGTTGTTTTCCAAAGGATCTATCATAGAAGAGAAGCCCATCATATATAGCCTTAAAACCAAGCAATATAAGACCTAGTTGAATCCAAAAGTTTCCCAGAAAGAATCAGAAAACGAGTCCCAAGACCATGCTTAAATTACCCAAAATGCTAATCTTTGCACACAAACCTATTGAAAACCTTTGCAATCACCTTTATTTGGCTATTGTATTTGTCCCATTGGAATTCTTTCAATCCCCACGCCATCAGGGCATAACAATCTTCTGCACCTAACTATATGCCCTCCATGAGAAACATTCGACTGGAGCATCTTAAGCCGAATATTCGTACCAAAAAGTCATTTTACTCCAGGCTTAAGTTGAACATTTATGGTTCTCGCCAAACACCAGGTTCAATAACAACGTTTAGGTAATGCTCTCaaccactcaaatggtgcaaaCCAGTGTTGAATCAACAGCCGAACCTCGATTTCAAGTTTTTCAAGATTACACAATCTTCTCAACACGGAAAAAGAACTCAGTGTGGTATTTGTTAGTTACTCCAGCTTTCACaagttttcttcatttcttcacaAGGATATTGGCCTCCCAAATACTTGTCCTCTTTCCTTTCCTACTTTAGGACTTTTCTTTCTAACATTTACACATAAAAACAAGTATTCTCATATGCTGTTGCTCCAAAGTATTAAGCTTTTTCAAAGACAAAACAGTCCTTTTGAATTCCTCGACtaaattttccttccttttacAGCATATTCTCTTTTTAATCTAAGAACTATACATCAGTCAAATGGGcaagaacaaaaacaaaacattcAAATCAGACCTGGAATTGGGAATTGAGCTTGGCCATCCAGTTGCTCCAAATAAGCCTTGTTAGCCCAACACCCCAAGAAGGTCTCCCTCAATGCAGCCTGCAAAGGCCCCAAAGGAGGCGGGCGAGCTTCAAATGCTTTCAATAGCTTCCTAACTTTAAGATTAAGCGCGGCATAGTGACAGCGATCGCCATCAAACGTGTGCTCAGAGCAAATGGCCCCGCTTTCCAAAAGCATCCTAGCGGCATCCAAATGCCCCGCAAGGCAAGCGTAGTAAAGGGCCACCGAATCCCATTGGTCCCGAGCATTTACGTTGACGCCGGACTCCAACAAGTACTTCAACCGGTCAACGTCCCCGGCCCTGGAAGCCTCATAAACGTCGCCGTATGGGACCTTTTTTAAGGGAAGTGAGGAGGTGAAGTCCTCAGGGTCCAAATCAATTCCATCCAAGTCTGACATATCTGTAATGGAGGATCAAAATTGCTAGTAATGATTAAATGCCGCAAAGGTGTTCGATGAAATGCGTCAGTGAAGTTTGCTTTGTAATTGTGGTAGAAATTAAACATCTGGGTTTTGTGAATTTAAGGACAAATCATGCTGctgttgaatttttttaattttgaccGACAGAATTTCTGGGCTTTAGGAATACTGAAAACGATTTCCAGAATTTCAGCAAGGAAGATAGAAAGGAAGGGAATGATACCGTGACAGAGACTGTATTGGGCCTTTAGCGTGGAAGGGTCCAACATGGCTACATGGATTAAACTGTCAAATGCATCTATCGACCGGGCTTTACTAAGCCCTGGGGTGAGTTAAGACTTAAAGGACTGGAAACTTAAGTAGTTACAGGCCTAAGATTCGCCTCCTAGGCTGACGCTCTGAATCCTCGATTTCAGCCCATTTATTTCAGTGATCCTTGGGCAGGCTATACAAGAGGTTGAAAGCGAGGCACTCTTGATGCGTGTCCAACttgttaaaaaatattttcaattaaaagaattacaaaaataGTGTAAgtaaatataactattttatgTAATATGTCATAAAAAGTGTATTATAGAGAAATATGTATAATTGGAAGCAAAAAAACTGTTAGTAAGGGAGAATATGAAAATTGAAGGAAGGTCATTTTGGTTGAATAAGATTTGTATATCAGTTGATAATAGAGATAATGATTAATGGATAATAAAGATAAAGATAAATTTgagaaacaaataaagttaataTCAAATATTTAAcacctattttattttttattttacaaacATATAAAGATTAGAATTTCTTACTCTCGATCTGTATCTCTTTACTTCCTTTGAAGTCCATCTCTCTCGTTTTGTTGTTCTATTTCTTGCTGTTCTTTCCTCTCCTTTCTTGCCATTTCGGTTTATACCCAATTGTTGATTATGGATCTGTAATTAGTATGTGTTTGAAAGATGAAACTCAGATGGAGACATGACGTGATTTACTGAAAgtgagagaaaaataaataacgaCGAAAAAAGtagccagaaaaaaaaaaaaaaaaaaataaaaaacttcttGTCATTGAGTCGCGAGGTTTGATTTAACCTAGCTTTCTTCTTTTACCTTCTTAAAGTAAACTGGTACTAGACACCTATCCCGTTCACAGTCGAACAatccgagtttgaaaacacTTAGTTTTGAGAGGATAGCACTTGGATATGATCTCCTATATCGATCCTAATATAtattgaaaatgaatttttttttttttttttttttatgttttcatttgCTTCTTATctagattttagatttttttttttgggtacaagGGTATTAGATTTGTCACtaggtagaaaaaaaaaaaattttctaaaactcaAAATTTACCTAAAAGTAACTTTTTGGTTtcacattcttttttttttgtaaaagtaCTTGCTAGAATGCAAAATTtaacccaaaaataaataaattgtatTTTATCGTTCTCGCGTACtgttgaatttttaaagaaagatCCACTTCTTGAATTGTTGTTTTGGTATGAGATCAGGAAAGAGATGACCTTATAGTTTGATCAGGTCCGGGTCCGCAAGCACGCTTCCAGGTAAAGGAACAGAATTGCGTAATGAAATTGTGTGAAATCGTTTCATTTTCATACTCCTGCCAGTTCAGATCAGGCCTTATATAACAAGAAGCCACCAAGTACATACCAAACCAAACCAAGTactaatcttatatatattataacatAATCCATATGTTTGCAGGGCAATCCCGACAGTTTATTCAATCTGCAAGGCTAAGACAAGAAA
Protein-coding regions in this window:
- the LOC113715229 gene encoding BTB/POZ domain-containing protein At2g04740-like isoform X2, with product MSDLDGIDLDPEDFTSSLPLKKVPYGDVYEASRAGDVDRLKYLLESGVNVNARDQWDSVALYYACLAGHLDAARMLLESGAICSEHTFDGDRCHYAALNLKVRKLLKAFEARPPPLGPLQAALRETFLGCWANKAYLEQLDGQAQFPIPGYSPNGGSTSDHFPADAVLYVQGRPIEAHRVILSARSPFFKRKFVTDWKDRKEIRFSREKLSYPALFSLIHFFYSDRLEISVDDMEDLVRICRVCKCQSLQKVLEKELIHQQYADYKDLREIDNSQKRFILQGLSLPQDDRLPVALHEILQISLANSTREESLDSPVDSLVSRVGLMQMVGFEDDLADVCVLVEKKIFRCHQVILASRSEYFKARLSRVKEFHEGRDSLPDSTLPCLEEHDLSVGAFEKMIEYMYTDGLKDIDPDQAEELFDVASRYLLFSLKRAVADALLPHLEMVPPAELCHWLMLSDMYGVVKIREHCLDTIACNFEIFAETPEFRAMLLTLPPPSGESTLRTTAPSAPGAELNTVEENLLDDLREKWLEAEGAELDKRDESALIFDKRLEMLVVVAEQEKSGALDESSASVPETASSLP
- the LOC113715229 gene encoding BTB/POZ domain-containing protein At2g04740-like isoform X1 — translated: MDFKGSKEIQIENMSDLDGIDLDPEDFTSSLPLKKVPYGDVYEASRAGDVDRLKYLLESGVNVNARDQWDSVALYYACLAGHLDAARMLLESGAICSEHTFDGDRCHYAALNLKVRKLLKAFEARPPPLGPLQAALRETFLGCWANKAYLEQLDGQAQFPIPGYSPNGGSTSDHFPADAVLYVQGRPIEAHRVILSARSPFFKRKFVTDWKDRKEIRFSREKLSYPALFSLIHFFYSDRLEISVDDMEDLVRICRVCKCQSLQKVLEKELIHQQYADYKDLREIDNSQKRFILQGLSLPQDDRLPVALHEILQISLANSTREESLDSPVDSLVSRVGLMQMVGFEDDLADVCVLVEKKIFRCHQVILASRSEYFKARLSRVKEFHEGRDSLPDSTLPCLEEHDLSVGAFEKMIEYMYTDGLKDIDPDQAEELFDVASRYLLFSLKRAVADALLPHLEMVPPAELCHWLMLSDMYGVVKIREHCLDTIACNFEIFAETPEFRAMLLTLPPPSGESTLRTTAPSAPGAELNTVEENLLDDLREKWLEAEGAELDKRDESALIFDKRLEMLVVVAEQEKSGALDESSASVPETASSLP